The Eleutherodactylus coqui strain aEleCoq1 chromosome 13, aEleCoq1.hap1, whole genome shotgun sequence genome includes a window with the following:
- the LOC136588303 gene encoding trichohyalin-like — protein sequence MGRRGSSRTEKKKKAARRGSSRTEKKKKAARRGYSRTEKKKKAARRGYSRTEKKARRGSSRTEGKARRGSRRTEKKARKGSNRTQKKKIGRKGSTGGKRERRRQPEGAPAGQRRRPEGTSAGQRRWADREEEEGQKGLQQDREEEDRQKGLQQDREEGQKGLQQNREEEEEQKGLQQNKEEEGQKGLQQNREEDDDKQKGLQRDRGEEKQKGLQQIREEGQMGLQQNREEEGQMGLQQNREEEGQMGLQQNREEEGQMGLQQNREEEGQMGLQQNREEEGQMGLQQNREEEGQMGLQQNREEEGQMGLQQNREEEGQMGLQQNREEEGQMGLQQNREEEGQMGLQQNREEEGQMGLQQNREEEGQMGLQQNREEEGQMGLQQNREEEGQMGLQQNREEEGQMGLQQNREEEGQMGLQQNREEEGQMGLQQNREEEGQMGLQQNREEEGQMGLQQNREEEGQMGLQQNREEEGQMGLQQNREEEGQVGLQENREEEGQVGLQENREEEEGQKGLLQNKEEEDGQKGLQQDREEEGDQKGLQQDREEGQKELQQDTEEDDEQKGLQ from the exons atggGCAGAAGGGGCTCCAGCAggacagagaagaagaagaaggcagCCAGAAGGGGCTCCAGCAggacagagaagaagaagaaggcagCCAGAAGGGGCTACAGCAggacagagaagaagaagaaggcagCCAGAAGGGGCTACAGCAGGACAGAGAAGAAGGCCAGAAGGGGCTCCAGCAGAACAGAGGGGAAGGCCAGAAGGGGCTCTAGAAGAACAGAGAAGAAGGCCAGAAAGGGCTCCAACAGGACACAGAAGAAGAAGATAGGCAGAAAAGGCTCCACCgggggaaagagagaaagaagaaggcaGCCAGAAGGGGCTCCAGCAGGACAGAGAAGAAGACCAGAAGGGACTTCAGCAGGACAGAGAAGATGGGCA gacagagaagaagaagaaggacagAAGGGGCTCCAGCAGGACAGAGAAGAAGAGGATAGGCAGAAGGGGCTCCAGCAGGACAGAGAAGAAGGACAGAAGGGGCTCCAGcagaacagagaagaagaagaagaacagaAGGGGCTCCAGCAGAACAAAGAAGAAGAAGGACAGAAGGGGCTCCAgcagaacagagaagaagatgatgataAGCAGAAGGGGCTCCAGCGggacagaggagaagaaaaacagaaggggctccagcagatcagagaAGAAGGACAGATGGGGCTCCAGcagaacagagaagaagaagGACAGATGGGGCTCCAGcagaacagagaagaagaagGACAGATGGGGCTCCAGcagaacagagaagaagaagGACAGATGGGGCTCCAGcagaacagagaagaagaagGACAGATGGGGCTCCAGcagaacagagaagaagaagGACAGATGGGGCTCCAGcagaacagagaagaagaagGACAGATGGGGCTCCAGcagaacagagaagaagaagGACAGATGGGGCTCCAGcagaacagagaagaagaagGACAGATGGGGCTCCAGcagaacagagaagaagaagGACAGATGGGGCTCCAGcagaacagagaagaagaagGACAGATGGGGCTCCAGcagaacagagaagaagaagGACAGATGGGGCTCCAGcagaacagagaagaagaagGACAGATGGGGCTCCAGcagaacagagaagaagaagGACAGATGGGGCTCCAGcagaacagagaagaagaagGACAGATGGGGCTCCAGcagaacagagaagaagaagGACAGATGGGGCTCCAGcagaacagagaagaagaagGACAGATGGGGCTCCAGcagaacagagaagaagaagGACAGATGGGGCTCCAGcagaacagagaagaagaagGACAGATGGGGCTCCAGcagaacagagaagaagaagGACAGATGGGGCTCCAGcagaacagagaagaagaagGACAGATGGGGCTCCAGcagaacagagaagaagaagGACAGATGGGGCTCCAGcagaacagagaagaagaagGACAGGTGGGGCTCCAGGAGAACAGAGAAGAAGAAGGACAGGTGGGGCTCCAGGagaacagagaagaagaagaaggacagAAGGGGCTTCTGCAGAACAAAGAAGAGGAAGATGGGCAGAAAGGGCTCCAGCAAGACAGAGAAGAAGAAGGCGACCAGAAGGGACTGCAGCAGGACAGAGAAGAAGGCCAGAAGGAGCTCCAGCAGGACACAGAAGAAGATGATGAGCAGAAGGGGCTCCAGTAG
- the LOC136588302 gene encoding cilia- and flagella-associated protein 251-like yields MGLEKCHCTFLSKSQKGLQQDREDDQKGLQQDREEEGQKGLQQDREEGQKGLQQDREEEYGQKGLQQDKEEEEEGQKGLQQDREEEEGQKGLQQDREEEEEEQKGLQQDREEEKEEEEEQKGLQQDREEEEEQKGLQQDREEEEQKGLQQDREEEEQKGLQQDREEEEEEEEEEEEEEEEQKGLQQNREEEEGQKGL; encoded by the coding sequence ATGGGTTTGGAAAAATGTCACTGTACTTTCCTGAGCAAAAGCCAGAAGGGGCTCCAGCAGGACAGAGAAGACGACCAGAAGGGACTTCAGCAGGACAGAGAAGAAGAAGGACAGAAGGGGCTCCAGCAGGACAGAGAAGAAGGCCAGAAGGGGCTCCAGCAGGACAGAGAAGAAGAATATGGGCAGAAAGGGCTCCAGCAggacaaagaagaagaagaagaaggacagAAGGGGCTCCAGCAggacagagaagaagaagaaggacagAAGGGGCTCCAGCAggacagagaagaagaagaagaagaacagaAGGGGCTCCAGCAGgacagagaagaagaaaaagaagaagaagaagaacagaAGGGGCTCCAGCAggacagagaagaagaagaagaacagaAGGGGCTCCAGCAggacagagaagaagaagaacagaAGGGGCTCCAGCAggacagagaagaagaagaacagaAGGGGCTCCAGCAggacagagaagaagaagaagaagaagaagaagaagaagaagaagaagaagaagaacagaAAGGGCTCCAGcagaacagagaagaagaagaaggacagAAGGGGCTCTAG